One window of Brevibacillus choshinensis genomic DNA carries:
- a CDS encoding ABC transporter substrate-binding protein → MDPQKSQMATASLVTSFLGGTLLYLDPKTLEVKPHLAESYAASEDGKTLTFKIRSGVTFHDGTPLTAKSFKETFDRALSPDMAGSVTSFMLGSVKSVSAPDDKTLVLELKEASATILPTLADSAYLQPLSMEAIKKQGKEYWRNPVGVGPWKFESWKTGESITLVRNEAYKWGDGMAENQGPPRPDKLVIKFIKVRSTMVAAMDSGAIDIGINLPPKDASKYRKNEKFTLLESLKTGISFLNFNLSSATLQDLNVRKALNMAINKEAIIQADLQGEGEPAYGPLPPTLFGYDENIEQYAYKYSTEEAKKLLEAAGWKENAQGIREKDGKTLSLTMVASEPFPGNQLIQSMLKEIGIDLKIQVLETATMIEVTNKGNFDICRSKYAYFDPDVLFVFMHSSQIGGLNTGRVNDKQLDSLLVKGRTTMDLGERKKAYQEIQKLAVEQAYLVPLYMPKEFNLVNNRIQGVKQYPRVGVVLQDMWVNE, encoded by the coding sequence TTGGATCCTCAAAAATCTCAAATGGCAACAGCAAGTCTTGTGACTTCCTTTTTGGGAGGGACCTTACTTTATTTGGACCCAAAAACACTTGAAGTAAAACCCCATCTGGCAGAGTCGTATGCGGCTTCAGAGGATGGTAAGACGTTGACTTTCAAAATTCGTTCCGGTGTTACCTTCCACGATGGCACTCCGCTGACAGCCAAATCTTTCAAAGAAACCTTTGATCGGGCATTGTCGCCTGACATGGCTGGATCAGTTACTAGCTTTATGCTAGGGTCTGTTAAATCCGTATCAGCTCCCGATGACAAAACCTTGGTTTTGGAGTTAAAAGAGGCGTCTGCTACGATACTCCCTACTTTGGCAGACTCCGCTTATTTGCAGCCACTTTCCATGGAGGCGATCAAAAAGCAAGGAAAAGAGTATTGGAGAAACCCTGTAGGAGTTGGCCCCTGGAAGTTTGAAAGCTGGAAGACAGGCGAGTCCATCACACTGGTAAGAAATGAGGCGTACAAATGGGGAGATGGTATGGCGGAAAACCAGGGACCACCGAGACCAGATAAGCTTGTCATCAAGTTCATTAAAGTCCGTTCAACAATGGTGGCAGCAATGGACAGTGGTGCTATTGACATTGGAATCAATCTGCCTCCAAAGGATGCAAGCAAATACAGAAAAAACGAGAAATTTACGTTGCTTGAGTCATTGAAGACAGGTATTTCATTCCTTAATTTCAATCTTTCAAGTGCGACCCTGCAAGATTTAAATGTGCGTAAAGCCTTGAATATGGCGATTAATAAAGAAGCGATTATTCAGGCTGACTTGCAGGGAGAAGGTGAGCCTGCCTACGGACCGTTACCACCGACACTGTTTGGTTACGATGAAAATATTGAACAATACGCCTATAAATATAGTACCGAAGAAGCGAAAAAACTGCTGGAGGCAGCCGGGTGGAAGGAAAATGCACAAGGAATCAGAGAAAAGGATGGTAAGACACTTAGTCTCACGATGGTTGCTTCTGAACCTTTCCCTGGGAATCAGTTGATTCAAAGCATGCTGAAAGAAATTGGTATCGATCTAAAAATACAAGTATTAGAAACAGCAACTATGATTGAAGTGACAAATAAAGGCAATTTTGATATATGCAGAAGTAAATATGCTTACTTTGATCCGGATGTATTGTTTGTTTTTATGCATTCCAGTCAGATTGGTGGCTTGAATACAGGCAGAGTTAACGATAAGCAGTTGGATTCGCTTCTTGTAAAAGGACGTACGACGATGGATTTGGGAGAAAGAAAGAAAGCTTATCAGGAAATTCAAAAGCTGGCAGTAGAACAGGCATATCTGGTTCCCCTATACATGCCGAAAGAATTTAATCTCGTTAATAATCGCATTCAGGGAGTCAAGCAATATCCAAGAGTGGGTGTAGTATTGCAGGATATGTGGGTTAACGAGTAA